A stretch of Aerococcus urinaehominis DNA encodes these proteins:
- a CDS encoding alpha/beta fold hydrolase produces the protein MYTIEEVNFAGIPCLSVHPDQAQANRVIIGYHGWTNTKESVLPQAIAFARQGFQVILPDAYLHGQRRPAGYHYQPQVDLLASLAHNCQEFDQLSQAVLAHYQVDQVAIFGTSMGGMTVSLIIAGYRDRLAAAVQYIAALDLEAQLDQLSQGKLGASIKSDLTPDQAADQAQYWAYIKDHNLARQTNQIAGLPFYIYNGGQDDWVKTAINRQLVPQIKQAIDPDLVDFTIFEDQDHWVPFEIMTASAAYISKFY, from the coding sequence ATGTATACCATTGAAGAAGTAAATTTTGCTGGTATTCCCTGCCTGTCCGTTCATCCGGACCAGGCCCAGGCTAACCGGGTCATTATTGGCTACCATGGCTGGACCAATACCAAGGAATCTGTCCTGCCTCAAGCAATTGCTTTTGCCCGCCAAGGCTTCCAGGTCATTTTGCCAGATGCCTACCTACACGGCCAGCGCCGGCCAGCTGGCTACCACTACCAGCCCCAGGTCGACCTCTTGGCCAGCCTAGCCCATAATTGCCAAGAATTTGACCAGTTATCCCAGGCTGTTTTGGCCCACTACCAGGTAGATCAAGTGGCGATTTTTGGCACCTCTATGGGTGGTATGACCGTCAGCCTGATTATAGCGGGCTACCGGGACCGGCTAGCCGCCGCTGTCCAGTACATTGCTGCCCTGGACCTGGAGGCCCAGTTAGACCAACTGAGTCAGGGCAAGCTAGGGGCCAGCATAAAGTCAGACCTGACCCCTGACCAGGCAGCCGACCAAGCCCAGTATTGGGCCTATATTAAGGACCATAACCTGGCCCGGCAAACTAATCAAATCGCCGGCCTTCCCTTTTATATTTATAATGGGGGCCAAGATGACTGGGTTAAAACGGCGATCAACCGCCAGCTGGTGCCGCAAATCAAGCAAGCGATTGACCCTGACCTGGTTGACTTTACCATATTTGAGGACCAGGACCATTGGGTACCCTTCGAAATCATGACCGCCTCAGCGGCC